CCGGGAGTGGATTCAGTATCTAGGCGGGCAAACAGGCTGCATCCACCTCGCGCTGAAGCCGAAAAACACCCCTGATAGCAAAGATGCTCTGCGGGGATATCGAGGGAAGGATGTagtggggaaaaaagggtcTTACCTGGTGCTGATGCCGCGGCCGGGCACGGTTCACGGTACATCTCCCCCTGAGAGGAGGATGCTGGAGGATGTGATGGGAGGAtggagagatgagagagagagagagagagagagagagagagagagagagagagaagcgcGGCTCATTCTGAACATGCGCAAAACCAGCTCGTGCTTTTCTCTGCTGTCGGTGGAGCTGGTGGCGTTTTTTAGACACAGGAGCGATCACAGATGGACTGAGATGAAGTCATGTGAGGATATTCAGAGCTGGATTCACCTCCCGAAGGGCCGAGGGGCAGCACTTTGTCACTGAGCCCCTTGTGGACCCCCACTATGTTGCATTATTCCCCCGGACACCCAGAAACCCACGGTAGTTATAAGTAGTCTGTTGGCCGCAGTTCTCACAGTTCATAAGTCTTTCGTAAAGCAAAAGTGCCAAAAAAATCCATAACCAGcttctcaaaatgttttttttttcacttacatGTAGATATACACACATCATATAGgtgcaaacatatttttaatattgataGCAGCATATATCTGTGGGGTCACAGTGTCTCAAAGTAGTTTTAAAATCAGAAGTTACACAGtgtttgaaagttttttttatttgaaatgggatcattttccacaataaatgaACGAAGTGccatttttgttatgtttacaCTGCAAAAGCTCATATTGGGGTGAAATAATATTtagtacattttacacaaagagTGTAGCTAGTTTAAAttactgcatttaaataaatacacttgaATAATTGTATTTACTAATTTTGAATTGAAAAACTAAAGACAACAAAAGTTCGCCAAAAGTTTAGTTCTAGtctttatgaaacatttttaaaaggtttcaaagtgtttttcagAATACAAGCCCAGATAAGAAACCTGGTTTGATTCAAATACTAAAACAtatctgtgtttttacagtaatcAGCACCAAATCGTTTTTAAGCAAACtacactttcatttaaaaaaaatgttctttaagtAGCAGTGTTGTTAAGTAGCATCATGTGTTGTAAACTGATCCTATTCCGGAGACATAAAATCTGCAAAGTGACTAATAAGTAATAGTGCTTTAAAAAGTATCCTGCATCAGCTGACACTGAAATGTGTTGAAGGTGATAGAGAGTCtatataaaaatggaaatgtctAATTATGTATCTTTGTAAATTTACAACATATGTAAATATAAGGCTTTTTAgaccagttgtttttttttgaggcTGCCTGCTCGCTGTAATTTTACAAAAGGAAATCCCAATCTTTTCCATGCACCCGAATGCACCACGGGACACAGAttgcagcagctgtttgcttATTACACACGTGATCTGTAGCAttgctaagaaaaaaaacaggagcgACACAGGAGATATTGAACAAACAttgtatttgcatgttttaccaCAGGATTCATTAAAACTATCAACCAGCATCGACCAGTTGACAGCATAAAGTACAagcttctttctgtctctttttttttttttttttttttaagtagcttTAATGATACAATAATCCCACAGCAACTATTAGAAGATTCCGTGGTTGGTCTGTTGGCTTTCAGCTTTTAAAGGATTCACACCAACATCTCACCAGGAAGCAGGCTGAGACTCTGCCTGTCAGGCAGTTTCAGGGAAATTAAACTGAAAGCAACCAAGTGCTCTCTCTCAAAGGAAAGTAGAGAATTCTTCGTTTAGTATAAGGGGCtgtgaaaaagaacaaatgtatgCAACTGACATTTGGCTATTGAATATAGGTATGAGACCGTTTATGGTCTGACATTGACAGTGCAGCTTGTCTTGATGTTTTTGAAGCTGGAGCAGCTGATGTCGGCGATGAGAGTTTTCTCTCCAATCTTGTAGGGAACCAGCGCAAACAGGACACGTGCCCGTGTGTTTGGCAGCAGATCCGGAAGCCTGTTAATTCAACCACAAGTAGTGAGAAGCAGTGTAGCGTTTattattgcagaaaaaaaaattcctacTGATTCAAATGCTTCCACAGAAACAAGTATCAAAAGTGAAGTCTTTATTCACACTGTTCCTAGTTTGAGTAAAAACTGGTTTTAGACGTTTTGTTTAGGGGCTCGTGTTCTCAGATTTAACACTGGAGAACTCTGACAAGAAAAGAGGTTTTCTTTCCTCTGGTGTCAGTACATATATTAGATTAACACTAGAACGGAGCCgtgtcacaatcacacacacattgaaacaACTGGCTCGTCAAATATAAGCGGACAAATATGTTTACTGTTTTCATAGTATTTGTCAGGTTTTAATAAGTATAAATACCTAAACGTGTGAGCGCTTACATAGTTTAAAGgtttatttgactttattagACTAAATACAAATAAGTAATTAACTTCTGGTCTATTAATTTGAAAGAGAAGGATGAATATTGCTGACAATACACTGCAACATTAATAGAAGAAGTTAAACTATCTTTGTAATACTGAGACATGTAACAGTACTTTGTCTACTGGTTTTTTtcgacaaacacacactcacgtgTGTTTCTGCTCTTCCATTAGTCCACTTCCAGAGACAGTCAGAGTGCAGTCCTTCAGCTTCTCGTCGATCGGGTTCATGAAAGCCACTTCCACATTTATCTCGCGGTTCAGTCTCATCTCACCAGAGACCTGCAACGCACACGTTTTTAACCACGTCTTTCAGATAATGCGCAGAGTCTAAGACCCCGTGGTCCTTCACTTGGTGTGTGAATCAATAAACacgtttaaaaatgttattttgaaaaactcaaactcaaacaaacccacaacaaaactgaaactaaacaaaataataatttgagatggaggaagaaattaaaactaaacCTGAGTAAAAATCGGAAACTATCCACCGACTTTACATCTGGCAGCATCAGCAGGTTGACATGTGTCAACAAGCAACCGATCAATTATCAGTAAATATGGAACAAATACTCCTGGTCCCCTCAGGAAAATCCCCTTTGTCTGGGGGAAACTGTTTCATTTTAGGTCCAAAGTGAATTTGGTTTAGCTTTGTCTCTTAAAAACCTTTCTGAGAAGTGACACCCACAGGGGAGCGaagctgacagagagagaagtttTTTTTGTACTGACTTTGATGGAGATGGGAGGATTCTGCAGCACAACATTGTTCATAACTAGATATTCGGTGCCCGGTTTTTCGGCGACCAAGGCTGAAACCCTCATGCTGTCGCACTCCATCATGTATTTATTGTAGACAGAGAAAGGAACCCGGATAGGGATTGACAGATCTGCAAGAACCAGAGGTAGAGAGTAAGACTTTAGGGAAGTTTCGACTAAATTCCAGGACGAAACACACGCCGAATGTAAAACTGTCCAGAAAAAAGTCCTTAGAGAAAGAGTCACCTTTCCCAGGCTGCAGTGTCTCCTCCTTCCTTTCACCCTGGATGTTGTCAGCCACCTTGCCGTTGTACGTCAGGGCCTGGACGCCGATGTTGATAGACAGCTGTTTGGCAGTAGTGCTCTGCAGCACCAGATTCAGGTGCACATCCTTGCCGTTTATTGGTTTGGTCACCTGCAGCACCACAAAATGAGACAAATTTCCTACATTAAATAATCTTCAGACACGGATTTCACGTGACACAACCCAGTGTGACCCAGTAAATGTACACCAATCCATTAAGTGATACTTTAATGACTGTGTGTTGCTGATGTCCACAATGAAGTCCTTCTAATCGGTACTAGGAGAATCTCTACTGATCATGTACAGTCACTTTCTTTAAGGAAAGATCTTTTTCTACATAAGAGAAGGTGCTGGAAACTGTCTTCTTCTTCGTTTCCTTTGacctgttccctttcaggggtctccacagcgaatcatgtgcctccatctaaccctgtcctctcacaccaactaacttcacggcctctctcactacatcttTCAGGATAACTTCTACTCCATTtgtcttcctatctgacccatgttagaacaacttgaaccctgctcctaagcttctagccttgctacttttccacctggtctcctggacacacagtatgtccaccttccttctctgcatcatgtcatgtatggaagtcagattcggtgtgaaagtcatgatttgtcatgtgttttacgtcggatgcccttcctgaaacaTCCCTCTgtatttatccagacttgggactctcacaagaagacactggcttgtgtccccttctAGTTGCATTATTAATTACATATTATAttaattgatgtttttatttttttgttttcttgctctGTATCAAATGTGACAGATAACGATGCCTCGCTGTGTCTCTCAGTGTGGGAAATAAGGCTAATCTGGGTGAACTATGAAAAAAGATACATTTCCATGCATTTTCCTATTTCGAGGATTGAAACATGGcagaaaatgaagcaaagtCATCTCAGACTGGAAGTGTCACATTTGTGACCGTGGTTTATTTGACCTACCTCTTCAAACCGCATGGACAAAGGCTTAAATTCCATGTCACTGAGTGCATTCACCCGTGCTGTTCGGAGGAAGCTATTGTTTCCGCTGGCATAGTTAAAGacatctctctccttctctgatCCTGTGAGGGTAGAAAATCTGTCAAATCTCACGAGCTGCTGCAAgaatagaagagaaaaaaacgGTGGAACCCACCCTCTGCGTATTTGTAGGAGTCTGTGATGTCCATCCTCTTGTTGGAGTCGACAGCCTTGGTGGAGATGTTCTTACCGACCCTCTTAGTGTCAGAGCTGATAATTACTTTTGAACCGTTGGCTTTGACCTGCCAGGATGGACCAACAGAAACATCAAAGAtgaaaactgattaaaataaattggGCTTTTTGCAGCACCAAATTAAAACAAGTCCTCTAATCTACACAAGCGTAAACAATCATATATCATCCAGAGGGGGAGTGTCCCAGCGCATGTCATGgtcacaaaaataaaggaacaagGGGCTGTAGATGGCCAAAGTGATTAGTAAATGTGATATTGGTATTTTGCTTACTGACCAGCCAGTCAACACAGTCAGCATTGACCTCAGCGAAGACAAATGGGACGTCGTATTTGAGATCTGTTTCACCATTCAGGATGGCTTTGACTGAGGCTGGACCGCAGCAGAACACACCTAaaggaggacaaaaaaaagtacaaGTCACCACACATACAGGAAGTAACGACATTTCTTACTAAGAGTAAAGTGTTTTCTAGAGAGTAGTTTCATTACAACTTGTTGTTTAATGCAACATGTGGTGCAGTAGCTAATGGACAGCTGGATGGTTTTTGGGGGCTTTGGCATGTTTCTCTGTGCTTGCATGAGTTTCTGCTGGGTCTTCATTTGCTACTCTGAAATTGATGCCACAAGACAACAACatcagaaaacaacattttagagTGTGAGACACATTTGCATCTTGGGAATCTTGTAATGGACATTGTtcactgttttctgacattttttggGACTTGCTAGTTTCAGGCCTATGTGGGTGTGTTGCTGCAGGTACAGAAAACTCAATGCAAATGGAAATTTGACAATCACGATAATAAGATATGAGATATCTACTAGATATCACCCACTGTTggtttttgcagatgatgttgCACTGTGATGATGTAAAGTGTGAAGTGCACTTTTCTGTGACATAATCATGTTCCACATGATAAAGCCTCGTGTTTTAATTAATTCCTGGCCACAATCTGTGTCAAATCTTATTGCCATTAAAtcttatttgtacatttttgttttacagggAATAAACCATTATAATTTTGACCACTTTCTGAACTTTCTGTTTGTGCCATGTCAGGACAAAATGTCTGGAGACAAGTTGATTAAGACGTAAACCATTTTAAACTTAATAAACTAAAAGAGCTGTTTATTTCTATCCCTGAAAAAATCTCATGggatttattttagaaaactaATATTCCTTTACCTCAGGACACATGTTTACACCTGTAGAAATGTGGCTTTGTTATATGTTGAttatcaaaaaaatgtaatagaaaTCCAGGAGGAGTCGTGTTTAAATAGGGCAAGAAACAAGATCATCCGAGAAACAAAGTAAATGTGGCCAAGCCAGTGTTTACCTTCACTCTTCTCCTGTGGTGTTGGATCCAGAACCTGCCAGCCGTCATATTTACCATCTCCTGCCAGGTCTGGCCTCTTCATCCACCCTTCCACCCACACATGGAAGTTCCTAGAAATAACATGTGAGCATGAATCGATCCCCACGTGACCCCTACTGGGATTAGCAGCATTGAtaatgaatgtgtctgtgtctcaccAGATACTGtccttgctttctctctctctgacgcCATAGTCGGCGTGGTACACATCAATGGTCAGATTCGCGTCGTTGTCGTGTGCCGAATCGAAGTTGGTGACCACCCGGCAGGGGATGCCCAGCAGACGCATCACTGGAACCCAACGCCAAACAAGTTCTTACTAGTGTGTCTGTTTCCCAACAGTCTGCAGCTTCCTTAGCCAATGCTCCAAGCACTTATTCATATTTACACGtatatcaaaaaacaaaaattcgtAGACTAAAAGAATGGGGAATACTAgtttttcccagactgagtacaagtacttacatttggcTCTAAACTACAGACATTTTTCTGGGGAGCCTAACATGGTATCAGGTGCAGTATCTGAGACAATTTACGTGTATAAGTACAAGTACACTAAGGCAGGATCCGGCCTGATACTGGTACCGGCATCGAAACATCCCTACAAATGATTAATACACTTGCcgtagttttatttaaatctcGCAGGAACCCGGACAAAAGTTCTGggtttttaatatttgtctATTTACGCCACTCAGCTTCTCCTGATGTGCATTTATGTCTGTgattgtgaaaacatttttttgactAACTGTTTCAGAACtaatattcatcttttaaaagtCGGACGTTTACCTGAACACATCACACCAGCAAACACCCAGCACTGTCCATACTTGACTGGGCTGCAGTTAGTCTTGAACCACTGCTTAAGGATGGCGTAGCTGCCGTTCCACTGACTGGGTGAGACCCCACCTGCATACGAGCTGCCCCAGTTTCCCTGCAGGACGCCCCGGTCGtcgttgcagttgatctaaaaagAACACGAAAAGGAAGTTTTCATCCTTTTTCTTATACTTAGACTTATTATTTatcaatattcattttaaagtaCAGTGCATCAATTTCGTTATTTTcttcaaagttctacaaacattACCCCATAATCTGAAAATGCAGCATCCTCTCAATAAATCTATTAGATCTTCATCAAGTTCATGTCAAATCCATTACAATCCTTTGATGTTTTGTAGATGTACAAACATTGTATGTGATATTGGTTAAAACTTCACCACTGCCTTGTTGGCTAATTTATGCCccatgttcacaaaaaaaaaaaaaatgcttctgcTAAATCGTTCACATTACTGTTGGTTCCTTCATCAGTTAAAAAATGATTCAATTCTAATTATAATGttattcaatatttttcatGTTCCTTAGAATAAAAATCGAAACTAGTCACACTTTTCCAAAGAATCTTTAAGTGTTGAAATTTTGAAATCTTTCAATGACATCACACGCTCACAGGTAGGTGGAAAAATTCAGTTCACAATATCAATGCAATAAGCCTCCAAATACGGAGGAATCATTACAGTGAGTAAAATGCACCAAGGCTAAGATCGTGTCCTACCATGGCGCTGACCACACGGCTGATGTAGATGGGGTTACAGCGAGCAGACTCGTCGCTGGCTGGATCTTTCAGGAACTTGTTGTTGACGTCGAGCATCTTCAGACAAATGTTTACCATGCTGTCCTCAAACTCAACACAAGGAAACGAGTTGAATTGTTAACGCGCATTTCTCATCCAACACATGCTGCAAAGTAATCTCTCATCTGATATGAATCATTAATACTGCTTCAACAGGCCTTTAACGCCTCTGCGCAGAGTAAATTTCACCTGCATTCAATCGTATTAATTACAGTTATGCTCTGTAAAACTATAAGGGAGCCAGGGACATTTCACACTTTTGGTTTTGCTCAAAATGGCAGCAAACATCACATCATAATGGTAAAAAGTTTAATGAAAATCTTGCACATATATAAGGTCACAATCTGTGACCTTTAGAGAAAATTAGAACAAGAAATTAATGGTGATTGTACATTTGTTTGGATTTCAAAGCCAAAAATGAACTGAACAGTTTCGTGCACATAAATGTTACCCACGATTTCTAAAATAATATGtcaaatcaatttcaaatcTTTCCCTTCCCCGTATCATATCACAGCTGGACCCACTCTCCCCTACATAGTCACTACCAATACTTTGGGGACAAATGTTCATCTCAGCTGGAAAACAGTCCACTTCTCCCACGTcttaaacagcatttttcatAGACTTCATCATCAGGGACTCAAGAGCCAATTGTTCCaagcagaaaactgaaaaggcaaacaaaacaaagtgtgtgtttgtgtgtgtgtgtgtgtgtctataccTGTCCAAAGTCCCAGTTCATGGGAGAGATGTAGTTTCTGCTTCCTCTGTAGATGATCCCTTGTTCATTCATCACATActcctgtctctctttctcatcaGGCAGAAACACCCAGTCGTCTACAGAGAgaacaatataaatatgttgtttAGAAGTATTCAGATACTTTACTTATGGAAAGCTACAGTATTCACAGTACTATATAAAAGTACTTCAGCATTATCAACAATGTGTAGCAACCGGACAGTGACAGACTGGACGGACAAACGCACCAGGACACCAGGGGTTGAAGAGCACCACCAGCTTTGCCAACAGCATTTCCTGGTCCTGGTGTTTCACTGACAGGACGTACTGTCCTACGGGGGTGTTGGCTGCGGGGGTGATGGTCAGGATCAGGATGCCCATTGATGGGAAGGAGTTCTTGTGAAGCTCTATGTTCCATATTGCCTTGGCTGATGGTGAACGCATCACATTGTCTGGGATGCCGAAGCGCGATTTTGTCCCTCTGTCCTCAGATGGACTTGTTCCTGTAGACAAGAGACACAGAGCGAGTCACTTATCAATGTGCATCACAATAGTTATTGACTGGATACTTTTCTTGGAAAGTTGTTGTCTGTGTTTAGCATTAGCTAAAATGATTGTTGATATGCCTTCATGGAGATGAGTAATGGATGGTGGTTTACACactgagaaacacacatttaaaataaagacacaaagcaaaataGAGACGGCAGCAACTGCAGCATCAGTATTTGGACAAATGGTCCTACTTTCCATAGTAATGCAGTAATTTGATGCTTTACTTCAGGTCTGGTTATGATTTAGATATTACCAAATTACTAAAGTTATTTTATGCAGATAACTCAGTACATCAAAAACAAGACAGTGATGTGTCTTATTAACTAAAGGTAAAATTCATGTGTTCAAGTCAAACGGAATCTCACAGTCACACTGGAAAcacgaaaagaaaaaactggtgTATTTGTGCAACACAATGGTGCAAAGCATCACACGTTGGCTCTGGTTCAGCAATAAAACACGTTGGTAGTTGGTAGCTGTACATACACACTGTGATCTGTAACTATTTGTAACACTGAGCAGCACGTGTCTCCACTGTTGTCCAAAAGCTATTGAAAGTAAATAATTTAGATGAGACACTGACCAGTCGCTGCAACCACGGTGAGCGGATTCAGGTCAGGGTTGAAAGCTTGCGTCAGTTTAAGGCTCACAGTGAAGCGCTGGCCTCGCCTCACGATCAGCTCGTCCACCGAGATGACACTGGTGTGATGCTCAGTGTTGTTGTTCTTACTGTTGAGCTCCACTCCCTTAAAGACTGaaagacatttaaacacataGGAAGATGTTGAAAGAGCTGTGAAACATAACATAAACCACAGGCACCGATTTGGTCCAGTGAAACATGTACATGCAGGTACATCAGTGGAGGTAGAGTTTGTATGGGTCACAGGTCACCAAACAATCTTTgatatgtgaaataaaaaagcgAAAACTCGTGGCTCTGACCCCGGCGTCGGAGATACATGGCGAAATCAGTTGAGGGTGGGAGTGAAGAGTGAGAGCCAGAATCTTaactttagaaaacacacaattgCAGCAATGCTGTGTTACATCACAAATATGTGTTATCACACAGAGGAATGTGTTTCTTAACCCCTTGCATCCTGCTGGATTCACAGGCAGATGGAGTTTTTCTAGTCATGGTTGTGTGGCTGAGAATCAACCGTCTCTTGTTGAGTCgttagaaaatacattttgcatgtggcatctgtatttttttttttttttctgtttaacagGTCATGTCACGTTTAACTTCCCAAACGTttctattatttaaatgtttttctttccttttccctttgTTACTGTGATTTGAGACgttgaatgattaaaaaaacaacgctggcagccaaaaaaaacagttgtcGGCTGATCAGAAATCctaaaaaaacattcaattaGCTATAGGCTCATGTGAAAATGTTGAGAAAAAATTCTGCAATGTCTTGCACTATAGAAAATCCCTACAGAATTGTACATATCTGTGAAATATGCGACTAACGAGTGCGTTGTAATATGAAGACATTCACACAAATTTTAACCAGTAAGACGTGACAGGGCGATAaagtttaaaacagaaaatattaagtGAAAGACACTGATGTACTTACTggattttttcaaatttgttgtCATCTTTCCACGTCGTTGTCTCTTCTTATAGCAGAACACTCTCTGTATTGCAGGCAGCCGCACAGTGACAAGTGGCGAAGCTCTGGTCGATATTTAAACCCTTGAAGAGCCCAGCCCCACCGCAAATTAACATGGGACACATTTTCATTGTGGGTTGTGAACggattcaaaataaaaaaaaaaaaaaaagatgctgcaaTCATGCTATGAGTCATGAAGTTTCACACAGCAATGATTTGTTGTAAGATGTTACAGGCCATGACTGAAAGTAAACTATGCTGCTGTTGCACTGTGTCATGAAAACATAAACTTGCTTTTGGTCAAAGCACCGTACAGTGAGTACTTATACTTGGAGTGTGTGTAGTGTGATTGTAGTTTAGACTATATTGGCTACTGCGTCTAAGCAAACATCTGACACAGGTTTCTGACGATTACTTTAGATTTGCTCATTTAATTTTGCACGAAACTAATTGCATGTGTAATAgtaatttttaaatcatgttaTCACTGAG
This genomic interval from Channa argus isolate prfri chromosome 5, Channa argus male v1.0, whole genome shotgun sequence contains the following:
- the LOC137127118 gene encoding protein-glutamine gamma-glutamyltransferase E-like; its protein translation is MTTNLKKSIFKGVELNSKNNNTEHHTSVISVDELIVRRGQRFTVSLKLTQAFNPDLNPLTVVAATGTSPSEDRGTKSRFGIPDNVMRSPSAKAIWNIELHKNSFPSMGILILTITPAANTPVGQYVLSVKHQDQEMLLAKLVVLFNPWCPDDWVFLPDEKERQEYVMNEQGIIYRGSRNYISPMNWDFGQFEDSMVNICLKMLDVNNKFLKDPASDESARCNPIYISRVVSAMINCNDDRGVLQGNWGSSYAGGVSPSQWNGSYAILKQWFKTNCSPVKYGQCWVFAGVMCSVMRLLGIPCRVVTNFDSAHDNDANLTIDVYHADYGVRERESKDSIWNFHVWVEGWMKRPDLAGDGKYDGWQVLDPTPQEKSEGVFCCGPASVKAILNGETDLKYDVPFVFAEVNADCVDWLVKANGSKVIISSDTKRVGKNISTKAVDSNKRMDITDSYKYAEGSEKERDVFNYASGNNSFLRTARVNALSDMEFKPLSMRFEEVTKPINGKDVHLNLVLQSTTAKQLSINIGVQALTYNGKVADNIQGERKEETLQPGKDLSIPIRVPFSVYNKYMMECDSMRVSALVAEKPGTEYLVMNNVVLQNPPISIKVSGEMRLNREINVEVAFMNPIDEKLKDCTLTVSGSGLMEEQKHTLPDLLPNTRARVLFALVPYKIGEKTLIADISCSSFKNIKTSCTVNVRP